The genomic stretch GGGAATTAAATCAAGAATCTACATTATTGGAAGACGATTTAATCCCTAATGACGATGCTCATCAATCATTAATTTAGGTTTCCTAACTACACAAATTGGCCGGCGTGCTGAAAATGACAACCTGCCGATATTCAGGGACTGTTGACTTCCCACTGTCCGagtcaaatttattaaaagatcagaaaaaaaaaattgagggaaaaaggGTACTGAAGTTCGATGTTTGCTAGTGCTAGGGCTTTTTATCATCTGCTAATCCCAGATGGAGTGTTGCAGCATTCCGCCCCACTCATCCAGCTCCATGTCGCCGAGATCCAAGGCCGCTGTCGGGTCGGCTCCCACAGCACCCGCCGCCTGCTCCATCCACATCTTCGGCGAATCCAGCGGCGCCTCGTTGATGGCTTCGATCTGGCTCGGGCTGAGCCCCACTCGCACTGGGCCCGAGCTCCCGCCCGTGCAGTCGCCTCCCCCGCCggccccctcccctccctccgCCCTCCTGAACCTCAATGCCGCCTCCTGGGCTGCCAGCTGCACCGCTCCGGAGCTCGCGTTGGCGGGCTTTGGCAGGACCCCGGCGAGGTCGGGGAAGTTCAGGGCGGCCCCCGGCCCCCTCAAGTGCAGCGCCGCCACGTCGTAGGCCGCGGCGGCCATCTCCGGCGACTCGTAGCTCCCGAGCCAGATTCGCGTCTTCTTGCCCGGCTCGCGAATCTCGGACACCCACTTCCCCCATTTCCGGCGCCGGACCCCCTTGTACCGAGCAACGCAAGGCGCATCATTGTCATGGTTTCCGAGATAACGATCAGCTCCTCCTCGCTGCATTCTTTTCATCTGTTGGGTCTCGTCGAGCGAACGTGTTGAGGGATCGAGTCTGAGCTCCGAGCTCAGTTCGTTTTGGGCGTATATATAGGGTCTGAACTTTGCATTCGCTCACATGACTATCGAGGCTGTAGGGAGTCACCTCAAAGGAGCGAGCTTCCACGTAACTTACGTAGTAGTGGGAACACGCTGGCGAAACCCGACCGTGTTGTGATGTTTTTGCGTTCGAGCGTCTCTAGTTATTTACCAAACTTATCTTAATGTTTTTAGAAATGCGTCGTCCTTAAAACCCacatataaaaaatacaaataaaaaaagaaaaaccaccaaaaatcttaagttTTAAGAAATGCCACGTTCTTAAAACCcacatacaaaaaaataaaaataataataaagagaaaaaatcaccaaaaatcctaaattatatCTACTAAGGCACatttattccaatttttttgtgacacaaaataCGCCAAACTGGTACTCATGTAATGTTTATTCCAAACTCtttttatgacaccaaaaaccctaaacgtaTATTAATGTGACacgtttacctcaaaatttgagggtaaatgtgtcatatgcttaataatttggggtaaatacgGGTATAAGTATTAGGTTTTTGGCGTCACAAAcaaattttgggataaatatgtcacacgaaaataaatttcaagttttttccatcacaaaaaaaattagaataaatatattacaataattataatttaggattttggtGACTTTTTTCTCGTCAAAACTTGCTCATCCAGGTTTTACTATGCCACCAAACCATCACACGTGACAAAAGACATTGGAGTTCGACGATGCAAATGTCAACTGTTGTTTCAAAGGAAACCCTAACCCGAAAGGTAGGAAGGTCGATGGTCAAGCTAGGAGAGTCTTCttattttatgtaaaatacCATGCGAAATCCTCAGATGAGAAAGGAAAATCTTGTCGGCATGTCAAATCGTTCTAGATGTAAGGAGGAAACATTTGCAACAAAGTTCGTGGAGTCGTTTAAGACCCGGTGGAGTCGTTTAAGACCCGCAGGAATCGAAGATCTGAGCCCATAAGTCGGATTTGTGCACCGTGTGCAGCATCGACAGGCCAGGATGTCGTATGTATGAAGAGTCATGTAGCGTTTGGATTGACTTTTTAATGAAATCGATTCAAGTAAGTCGTTCGTAATGTTTAAGGCACGTTTGGACTtaccttttttaaatttcacaCTTTTCGTGTAATCGAAATCTTGCTGCCCGcacattttgattgattttaatgCGATCCTATATGTAAAGATAATAGACAAATAGGCTTGCAtgtattatttcataatttttagcaatttaaaataatattttaaattttgaggAGAAGGCAGAAAAACACATTTTACTTTTCAGTAGTTGGGAACAAACAGGCCGATTGAAGTTGCGTTTGAACTCAGAATCCTCCATTTTCGgtgtttcaaaacctttttttctATCCTGGGCTCGCTTATTCGTCACATTTTTAACCCATTTGTtgcacatctttttttttattttttatgtattgATAAAagtagtttttcttttcttttctccttgaaattgaaaatacctTTTCTCGTAATTATATGCGAATTCACATGTTTATATTTGTAAATAGGTTCGAGCAgtaaaggattaaaaaaaaaaaatcaaagtgcaCGCCATAAGATTTagattaaatgaaaatgaaaatccaatCACAAGTACTTCTTACAACTAATTAGGGTCGTTATGGAATTCAGGGATTTTTGTTTTGCTGGATCTGAAAACCAGTTGTCTGATAACAAGAGTacaaattgatttgaaatttttcagagTCGAGCTTCGTTCGTGTTGCACCTTCATCTGTGCGTGCGAGTTCTCGCTACTATTTTGTGCTATTATGCTCACCACATATAGGCCTTCTATATttgaccggaaaaaaaaaacgaccttccataattcaatatatatatatatatatatatataattgcaGTCATGCTTACGTAATGTAgatgttccatttttttttgggggggagggggtcGAAATAGATGTTCAATTTAATGAAGAACATGTGCAAACTGAACTACTACAAGTTTGGAAACTACTATGATAATTTTGGAAGTGGACATAGGACGAGCATATTGTTTTTTCTTCAGTAGCAATTCCATTTCTCATATTGTCGCATTTGTTTCTCTCGTGCAATTCAATTATTGGCTTCCCGATTGAAACGTGAGGAAAGTGCCCTTTTGACTGAACGTGGAATCTACATCTACGCACCCACCCATATTCGCCCTaattttgtactttttaaaCGGAGACaagattcaaccaaaaaaaaaaaaaacggagacAAGATGTttagaccccaaaaaaaaaaaaaacaaaggaaaacaatatatattttttttattaatgccacgaaaaattctaaaccggtacacttgcgataaatttaccccaaacttttttttaccacgaaaaattctaaaccggtacacttgcgataaatttacgcTAAACCGATacacgtgtgacaaatttaccattcgtcaattttcgttaaattcaactgtcaaattgctaagttagatggcCTGTGACAATTCATGGGTTTGCCAGTTTAGGGTCTTTACTCTctattgtcacaagtgtatcaatttcagattttttgtgatattaacccaatctAACGAAATGTAAATTTGTCGCAGGTgcatcggtttaggattttttgtgatccaaaaaattagtttgtggtaaatttgtcacggatatatcaatttaggatttttttatgattaaaaaaatatttttggttaaatttatcataggtgtaccactttacggtttttcgtggtcaaaaaaataatttgtggtaaatttgtcacacgtgtcttggtttaaaatttttcgtggtattaacctttttttttttgtcggataaAAAACAAGATGTACTTCATAGTGACCGGAAATATTCGATTTAAGTgttcgtttatttcgcaaaaaataaataattcataaaatatttctctACACATATGATAATTTTTATCGCGCAAAATAATTAGCTAGCAAAAAAAGTTTTATCAGCAATAAAATTTTTTGTCTAAACATGACACAAATATCTTTCATTCTTTcgtttttataagcaatataaaCATTCATTTTCAGAAATATATCTTTTTTATCGCTcgttttttgtgaaacaaatgggAGCGCTAGATACTAACGAAGTATCGACCGTCCATAGAGTGAGCCTGTTGTCATCGTGGTTTTCATATGATGCCAGCGGAGGAGTCCAACTCAAAAAGTCCATACCCGGTACCTCACTGACTGATTAAGATTTTTTGAGATTGAGAATGCATCGGGGAGTCGAACATTCGAGGCTTCGGCATGCGAATCACGAGTTGGACTACGCGACTGATCCCGTGATTAGCCTCATGTTAGTCCTGTTAATCCAAGGAGTTACAGGggtcttgaacttttaatcCCCAGGTTGTTAACCTAACGAGTACACGTTGACTAAAAATCCTTAATCTCCCACGACCGCCCACTTAGAACCACACGATTGCGGCATTAATTTAATCAAAAAAATGGGGTTAATCACTAACAGCTGGATCATGGTGAGTGCCAGTTAATTTGTCCACCATTGCTCGGCTAAAGCCTCGAGTCAAATCTTGGAATTGAAACTTTTCTGACGATGtcaaagaagaaagtgaagtgaattaaaaaaatttaaaagagaaagggggggatttgaaaattgcaccgccaccaccgccaccgggCCACACCCTCTTTGGTCCCCGGTACGGTTTCCGCGTTCGCTGGGGGTGGCCTGGCACTGACAGCCGCCGCTTGACCGTGTCCACCGGCAACTCCCGCCATCCGTACACGGAGACCTCGGACCGAGAGCAAAAGCTGCCACGTGGAATCTTACTGTTCTTTACAGTTAATCCGATGTTTGACATGATCTATGATATTTTCTGTTGTGGAATCCAGTTTGCAAATCGTGGGTCCTTCATTAGTCacccacgtgtcttttgtttttctcctgcCCGCCTCTGTTTAATTCGCAGAGTCTTCTACATCCGCCAATGAGCGAACAACGTGAGCGTATTTAGAGTCAATTTCGTAACTAAAATCTCTTTGCACGTCAATGGTTCACATTAGAAAGAAGTatcacaaaagccctaaacttgttatattaattttaattcaatcataaatttttcaaccGGATCAATTTAGTGTTAAaccattttttatattaatatcaattcggtccattCGATCCAAGCGAGAATCGCAACCCTCGCTAGAACTAGGTGAGGTCCGCCTCACACGTGGCTAGAGAGGTCGCGATGACCCTGGGCAACGGCTAGCcagccctcgccggtggcccaTGAAGACCGGCTGGCGAGGGCCGGCCAAAGTATAAGTttaaggagggaaaaaaggaaaaataataattaacaataatttttataaaaaaatatcaatgtcATCGCTAACTGTTTTATATGGCATCGGTAATATTCACGTCATCAATTTTTAATCAAAACTAGCAAGAGCATCAATACAAGAatggtttagaactaaatcgatccaattgaaaatttaagattgaattggtataaacaCAATAGGTTTGGAACTTTTTTAGTACTGATTCCGTTCACATTGAATGTCCAAATTATATTTAACGCGATGTTGACCAAACAAAAATCCCAAGCATGTTGAGTTACTCTGCAGAGAGTATAAAGATCAAATGGGACGTGGATTCTCCACCCAGCATATCAATAAAGCGGTATCCGGTGATTTGACATCTGACAAAataatgagggagagagagagagagagaggatcttCATCGGCCGACTGGATGCAATGATATTAAGCTTCGTCAGCCAGGTGAAGTTGTTGAATTGATTAGATTTTTGTGTCTCTTGACTTTACTTTTCCAACAAGCGGATTTTTACAAAACGTTTTGTATAGATAATACCATTTAAGGTTCTTGAACTTATTtgattttgtgcgtttttgttgtTGAATTGTGTGCAATGTTATTCTTAATTTGCATGAGTAATTTTTTCAGGGTTAGTATCGCAAAAAAGCTTTCAACTTTAACTCTTatctttttcaataaaaaaaagaaaaaacaatcctTTCTCAATTCtactttttatttcataaaataactttcaattttaggtgCAGTTTCAATTCTACTTTAGTTTTTTTATCCTATGAAAGATCGCGAAATTCAGGTACAGTCCCAATtatatctcaaaatattttgtctcacaaaataccccaaactttaggtccactACTAATTAtactataaatatttttttgtctcataaaaaaaaaatccaacctttagattcaatttcaattttactctacTTACCGTCTCTTAAAAGATCACGAACTTATACTTTAGTCATAAATTTGCCTCTATTTAACCCTCTGTCAAAATCCCCCTGAGCGATTTTGCACTCGATCTTCGATCTCTCCCGCTTGGAAATATTTCGTCTTTCGCATTGAGAGAGATTGTGCTCAAGACACTTGGACATCTCGTGCTTTGAAGTTTTCCATTTCTCGGTTATTAACGAGAAATTTTGGACAGATGGTTAATGGGACACATTTGCAATTCAAGtaaaatgttttgatttttttacgagactataaaaatttaggataaaattgaatgCGGAAAGTAAAATTAGGACAAGACctaaagtttagagtttttaattggacaaaaaaaaaatataattgaattagGACACGAcctaaatttaagaattttttatgggacaaaaaaattaagggcAAAATTGAGATaggacctaaagtttgagattttttatgagacaaaaaataaaattgagacaGAGCTAAGAGGATTTTTAGGACATTAGGTCAATTTTTTCGTGTTAAACCTTCGATAAAACCTTACTGAAAATGGGAAACGACACTTAAGCGTAACTTCGACTCTTATACGACAGCAACGCTTAGGTGGCtagaaaattaaacaaaatcatttccaaagtccgaccaaaagaagaaagtaTTATTTCCAAAGAAAtctttaataataaaaagaggaaaCTGTTGCCAAGACAGCAGGGGGCGGTGGAGTGTCCTTCccgccaccaccaaccaccgcaTACGTACACGCAGGGTTGGAGAGACGG from Rhodamnia argentea isolate NSW1041297 chromosome 2, ASM2092103v1, whole genome shotgun sequence encodes the following:
- the LOC115735916 gene encoding ethylene-responsive transcription factor ERF022-like, with protein sequence MKRMQRGGADRYLGNHDNDAPCVARYKGVRRRKWGKWVSEIREPGKKTRIWLGSYESPEMAAAAYDVAALHLRGPGAALNFPDLAGVLPKPANASSGAVQLAAQEAALRFRRAEGGEGAGGGGDCTGGSSGPVRVGLSPSQIEAINEAPLDSPKMWMEQAAGAVGADPTAALDLGDMELDEWGGMLQHSIWD